CTGATTCAGAAGTTAATCGAGGTTGTAAAGCAGTTTTCGACAGAATACGCCCAGGTGAAGCGGCAGCGACATGCCTATGACTTTACTGACATTGAACACTTCTCGTTTCAAATTTTAAACGATCAATCCGAAGTGGGCACGGCGCTGCGCACGCAACTCCAGCAGCAGTTTAACGAAATCATGGTCGATGAATACCAAGATAATAACCACCTGCAGGATGCCATTTTGGGGACGATTAAAAACCCAGAACGGCCGAACCTCTTCATGGTGGGAGATGTGAAGCAGTCCATCTACCGCTTTCGGTTGGCGGATCCGCAAATGTTCATGGACAAGTACCATGATTATCCAGATTCGGAACAGAATCAGTTGATTACGTTGCCCGATAACTTTCGGTCGGTTGCAAACGTGGACTATTTTACGAACCTCGTCTTTGAACAGATCATGGACCGCTCCTTTGGCGAAGTTGATTATACCGGCGATGCACAGTTGCAGTTTGGGGCGCGGGATTATCCAGCCGATTTAGACACTAAGACGGAGTTACTCCTTCTGGCGGATGATCAAGCTAATCTCAACGAACAAGATCAGTTAACTAACGACCAGCGACAAATTGAGCTAATTGCTAATAAGATTGAAACGATGATGAACGATGGTTTTCAGGTTTATGACCGGAAGGCAGGAGCCAAACGACCGTTACAGTACGGCGACATTGCGTTGTTATCCTCGACCAAACGGAATAACTTTGAGATTGCGAACGTCTTTGCCGAACACCAAATCCCGCTGAACAGTGATGGGTCGGAGAGTTACTTCAAGACGACCGAAATTCAAATTATGCTGTCGCTGCTGCAAATCATTGATAATCCGGCGCAGGACATTCCGTTAGCAGCCGTACTGCGGTCTCCGTTGGTGGGCTTAGATGAAAACGAACTCGCTTTCATCCGGATTACGAAAAAGACCGGGAATTACTACCAGGCCGTTTTGGACTTTCGGCAGGGCTACCAGCAGCAACAACAGACGGAATTTGGCAACCGGGTGCGGAGCAAAGTCGAACAGTTTTTCGATCAGCTCACGGAACTGCGTGATTACGCCACCAAGCATAGTTTAGCCGAACTGATCTGGGAGATTTACAACCAAACTGGCTTCTTAGACTACGTGGGTGGGATGCCAGCGGGCAAGAAACGGCAGGCTAATTTACACGCGCTCTACCAACGCGCGGAAGAATATGAACGTAACGGATTTCAGGGACTGTTTGCCTTTGTCCAGTTCATTAAAAGACTGCAGAAGGACGATAACGACCTAGCGGAAGCCAGCGTCGACGTGGATCCAGACTCCGTGACCGTGAAAACGATTCATGGGAGTAAGGGACTCGAATATCCGGTGGTCTTTTTGATTGATGCGAATCACAAGGCCAACGATACGGAACTGAAGCAGTCCTTTGTGGTTGATGATCAGATGGGACTGGGAATTAAGTATTACTACCCTGACCGACACGAACGGGTGAAAACGTTGCAATATGTGGCAATTACGAATGCGTTAAAACGAAAGGCCCAAGCCGAAGAAATGCGGAAGCTCTACGTGGCCTTAACCCGGGCCAAGCAAAAGTTAATCATCACCGGGATTGTGAAGGGAACGACCAAGCAAACGGCCGAAGAGCGCACCCTGCAAACCTGGACTCAGGCTGGGCAAAGCCCAAATTTGGTGATTAACCAAGCAACGCGGAGTAGTGCCACTAACTTTCTCGATTGGATGGGAATGGCCCTCGTGCGGCATCCCCAGTTTCAAGCGTTGCTAGACGATGACTTGACTTTAACCGAGCTTCAGTCTGATCCGAGTGAATTTACGGTGGAGTTTGTGCACCCTGAGGAACTACAGACAACGACTTCAGCAGTAGCCACCGCTACGGATCTGGATTTCACTGGAACGGCCACGGATCCAGCTGAAATTAAGCACCAGCTGGAATTTCAGTACCCGTTTGCGGATGCCACCCAAACGACGGCCTATCAATCGGTTTCAGAGATTAAGCGTCAATTTGATGATCCCGATAACATTCAATTGGGCAGTGTGGCCGATCCGGAACACCAGGTGTTGCAGCGGACCCGGTACCAAAGTGAGCAATTTGCTCAACCGCAGTTCATGCAGACGGTGGCGCAACCGACACCCCAAGAAGTCGGGACGGCAACCCACTTGGTCTTGCAGAAGCTGGATGTAAACCAACCGGTTGATGAAGAACACGTCAAAGCACTGATTGAGCAACTGGTGGAAGGTAATTTGTTAACCGCTACCGTTGCCAAACAAATTAGCCGGCATGCGATTGTGGCCTTCTATCAAACCCACGTCGGGCAACGGATTCTCCAATTTCCGGATCGCTTGCACCGGGAAGTTCCGTTCTCGCTAATTATCAAAGCGCAACGGCTCTTTTCGGAATTTCACAATGACCCGCACCAACAGATTTTGGTGCACGGAATTATTGACGGGTATTTGGACGATCCGGATGAAGGTCCGATTTTGTTTGATTACAAGACGAGCTTTGTGAATCCGGCTGATCCAAAGTCCTCGGTTGAGCAAATTAAGGACCAGTACACGGGTCAAGTGAACCTCTATGCGCTGGCCCTGCAGGATATCTTGCACGAGCCGGTGCGGCAGAAGTATTTGTATTTGTTGGGAAATCAGCAATTGGTGTCGATTGATCCAAACGAAAACTAAACACAAAAAAAGAAAGCCAACTCCTAACGGAGCTGACTTTCTTTTTTAATTGCTTAAGCTTTTTTCTGTTTGTCGTTGTAACGACTAACGAGTTCTCCTTCAATTTGTTCCAATGATTTGTTCCGGGTTTCTGGAACAAAGTAGTAAACGAATCCTAGTGAAAGGAAGGCGAAGAAAGCAAAGATTGCGAAGGGACCACCCACGTTGTTGTGGAAGAGAGCGAGGATGGTTAAGAAGAACTGGGAAACGATAAAGTTAGCAATCCAGTTGGCAGCTGAACCAATCGCTGTTCCAATTCCCCGAACGGAGAGTGGAAAGATTTCTCCAATCATTAACCAGGCAATCGGACCCCAGGAAATGGCGAAACCGAAGATGTAAACCGCAATCAAGATGATAGTTGGAATCGCGGCCACACTGATGCTGACTGTGAAGTTTAGAATGGCTAACAGTCCCAAAGAAACACCCATCACGACTGAACCAAACATTAAAATCGTTTTCCGGTTCACCTTGTCCATGATAAGGTAAGCGAGCACCGTCACGATAAAGTTGACAATCCCAATTCCAACGGAAATCCAGATGGCACCGGAAGCTGGGAAGTGGAAACCTTTCATGAATACTTGTGGCAAGAAGTAAATTACGGCATTAATTCCGACTAATTGCTGGAAGAGCATCAGTC
This genomic stretch from Fructilactobacillus carniphilus harbors:
- the addA gene encoding helicase-exonuclease AddAB subunit AddA; translation: MSETQWTPGQLAAIQNDYDGNILVSASAGSGKTSVLTQRVMRKIKDGVDVDQLLIVTFTNAAAQEMRERINGALQTELNQTQESSAKQHLVRQLRKLTTAHIETMDAFCLWLVKRYYYVINLDPDFRILTDKSERTLLQSEVWDEVREELYGNDRDHRFAQLTRNFSNDRSDDGLTDLVFRLYELANVNQDPEQWIDQLGDFYRTDGALTESRLYRDHLLPDLQNQLEQIQASYQQARELAHRAGIEKVESFLVNEQEQLAAVAGQLASLGWDQLRAVFEDTQNGFKRFPSINKKDFDEEQLDVKEQCKNLRNSAKKQIEEISKNYFWTDEASLQQLNDDAAQLIQKLIEVVKQFSTEYAQVKRQRHAYDFTDIEHFSFQILNDQSEVGTALRTQLQQQFNEIMVDEYQDNNHLQDAILGTIKNPERPNLFMVGDVKQSIYRFRLADPQMFMDKYHDYPDSEQNQLITLPDNFRSVANVDYFTNLVFEQIMDRSFGEVDYTGDAQLQFGARDYPADLDTKTELLLLADDQANLNEQDQLTNDQRQIELIANKIETMMNDGFQVYDRKAGAKRPLQYGDIALLSSTKRNNFEIANVFAEHQIPLNSDGSESYFKTTEIQIMLSLLQIIDNPAQDIPLAAVLRSPLVGLDENELAFIRITKKTGNYYQAVLDFRQGYQQQQQTEFGNRVRSKVEQFFDQLTELRDYATKHSLAELIWEIYNQTGFLDYVGGMPAGKKRQANLHALYQRAEEYERNGFQGLFAFVQFIKRLQKDDNDLAEASVDVDPDSVTVKTIHGSKGLEYPVVFLIDANHKANDTELKQSFVVDDQMGLGIKYYYPDRHERVKTLQYVAITNALKRKAQAEEMRKLYVALTRAKQKLIITGIVKGTTKQTAEERTLQTWTQAGQSPNLVINQATRSSATNFLDWMGMALVRHPQFQALLDDDLTLTELQSDPSEFTVEFVHPEELQTTTSAVATATDLDFTGTATDPAEIKHQLEFQYPFADATQTTAYQSVSEIKRQFDDPDNIQLGSVADPEHQVLQRTRYQSEQFAQPQFMQTVAQPTPQEVGTATHLVLQKLDVNQPVDEEHVKALIEQLVEGNLLTATVAKQISRHAIVAFYQTHVGQRILQFPDRLHREVPFSLIIKAQRLFSEFHNDPHQQILVHGIIDGYLDDPDEGPILFDYKTSFVNPADPKSSVEQIKDQYTGQVNLYALALQDILHEPVRQKYLYLLGNQQLVSIDPNEN